One genomic segment of Gopherus flavomarginatus isolate rGopFla2 chromosome 11, rGopFla2.mat.asm, whole genome shotgun sequence includes these proteins:
- the LOC127031295 gene encoding uncharacterized protein LOC127031295 yields the protein MDAFTQILVWACKDCNLQFPLTDIQAGGGIQCERCLLVESLRQQVGELQEEVARLRNIHVHEQFLDSIHVETADGPVPVDRTTDTPVEEEMPQGVSDTPVEEEAQGGHSQLVTSSSRQCSTTAANPPVVVKDNHYALLDTGEKKSPPAVKGVKPRTPKAGRSAATTDKKRRVVVVGDSLLRGTETPICRPDRSSPEVGVQAETDASWR from the exons atggatgcttttacccagattctggtgtgggcttgcaaagactgtaatttgcaatttccacttactgatatccaggctgggggtggcatccaatgtgaaaggtgcctactggtggaatctctcaggcagcaggtgggagagctacaggaggaggtggccaggctgaggaacatccatgtccatgagcaattcctggacagtatccatgtggagacagctgacggtcctgtcccagttgacaggactactgacactccagtggaggaggagatgcctcaaggtgtatctgacacaccagtggaggaggaggctcagggtggacacagccagctggttacttctagcagcaggcagtgctccaccactgctgcgaaccctcctgttgtggtaaaagataaccattatgctcttcttgatacaggagagaagaaatcacccccagcagttaagggggtgaagcctcgtacccctaaggctgggaggtctgctgccaccactgataagaaacgtagggtagtggtggttggagactctctgctgagggggacggagacacccatctgtcgccctgaccgttcatccccgGAG gtaggggtccaggcagagacagatgcatcgtggaggtga
- the LOC127031846 gene encoding olfactory receptor 472-like, whose product MKETGSGNLTTISHILLLGFGDLKELWILLFTGFLAVYIIPMAANLILVVLVVLDPHLQTPMYFFLSSLSCLEMISTSNISPVILDRLQAGNVTISLGGCFAQLYLFGSLATVECFLLAAMSYDRYLAVCCPLHYRSLMDGKVCRQLVVESWVGGFLFMGIVSLSLITLSFCGPCKLDHYFCDFQPLLELSCTDTSIVQTVTFFLSFIPASSLFLTVTSYICITWAVLRIPSASGRRKAFSICSSHLTVVMLFYGTLVAVYMFPRGSTELNPRKELSLLYTVLTPLLNPLVYSLRNQEVSKACGRVARMVSLGGLCHQQVSSLWPTQ is encoded by the coding sequence ATGAAGGAGACAGGCAGTGGAAACCTCACCACCATCTCCCACATCCTCCTCCTGGGATTTGGGGACCTCAAGGAACTGTGGATCCTTCTCTTTACTGGATTCCTAGCTGTCTATATCATACCCATGGCTGCCAACCTCATCCTGGTAGTGCTGGTGGTGCTGGATCCGCATCTCCAGACCCCTATGTATTTCTTCCTCTCCAGCCTCTCCTGCCTGGAGATGATCTCCACCTCCAACATCTCCCCTGTGATTCTTGATCGTCTTCAGGCAGGCAATGTGACAATATCTCTGGGTGGCTGCTTTGCACAGCTCTATCTATTCGGCTCTCTGGCCACCGTGGAGTGCTTCCTGCTGGCAGCCATGTCTTATGACCGGTATTTGGCCGTGTGCTGCCCACTTCACTACCGTTCCCTTATGGACGGCAAGGTCTGCAGGCAGCTGGTGGTTGAGTCCTGGGTGGGCGGGTTCCTATTCATGGGGATTGTCTCACTGTCACTTATAACCTTGAGCTTCTGTGGGCCCTGCAAGTTAGACCACTACTTCTGTGATTTCCAGCCCCTCCTGGAGCTCTCCTGCACCGACACCTCCATTGTCCAGACAGTCACATTCTTCCTGTCCTTCATCCCAGCCTCCTCATTATTTCTGACAGTCACTTCTTACATTTGCatcacctgggctgtgctgaggaTCCCCTCTGCCTCAGGGAGGCGCAAAGCCTTCTCcatctgctcctcccacctcactgTGGTTATGCTGTTCTACGGAACGTTGGTGGCTGTGTACATGTTCCCCAGGGGCAGCACGGAGCTGAACCCCAGAAAAGAGCTCTCCCTGCTCTACACAGTGCTCACCCCACTCCTCAATCCCCTcgtctacagcctgaggaaccagGAAGTGAGCAAGGCCTGTGGGAGAGTTGCCAGGATGGTCTCATTGGGGGGCTTATGCCACCAGCAAGTCTCCAGCTTATGGCCAACACAATAG